A window of the Zootoca vivipara chromosome 14, rZooViv1.1, whole genome shotgun sequence genome harbors these coding sequences:
- the DNASE1 gene encoding deoxyribonuclease-1 isoform X2: protein MRRTMTPVPVLVFLSMAAHLLQPTLCLRVGAFNIKTFGDSKLSNETITNFIVNILSSYDITLIQEVRDANLSAVKKLMNHLKQASPYPYGYVVSKPLGRNSYKEQYLFIYREDNLILLDSYHYDDGCEPCGNDTFSREPFIVRFAAPQAEMGEVTLVPLHAAPNEAVAEIDALYDVFLDVRDKWGTEDMLFLGDFNAGCSYVRPEDWPRIRLRTNSAFQWLIPDTADTTVTNTHCAYDRPWLLVTISPWK from the exons AT GAGAAGGACCATGACGCCAGTACCTGTGCTGGTCTTCCTTAGCATGGCAGCCCACCTCCTGCAGCCCACCCTCTGCTTGAGAGTCGGGGCTTTCAACATCAAAACCTTTGGAGACAGCAAGCTGTCCAATGAGACCATCACAAACTTCATCGTCAAC ATTTTGTCCTCGTATGACATCACCCTCATCCAGGAGGTCCGCGATGCCAACCTGAGCGCAGTGAAAAAGCTGATGAACCATCTGAAaca GGCATCACCATATCCATACGGCTATGTGGTCAGCAAGCCTTTGGGTCGCAACAGCTACAAGGAGCAATACCTCTTCATTTACAG GGAGGACAACCTCATTCTCCTGGACAGCTACCATTATGATGACGGCTGTGAGCCCTGCGGGAACGACACCTTCAGTCGGGAGCCCTTCATTGTGAGATTTGCGGCACCTCAGGCGG AGATGGGGGAAGTGACCCTTGTGCCTCTGCACGCGGCTCCCAACGAAGCAGTGGCTGAGATAGATGCCCTCTACGACGTCTTCCTGGATGTGAGAGATAAGTGGGGGACAGAA GACATGCTGTTCCTGGGAGACTTCAATGCTGGCTGCTCCTATGTGCGGCCTGAGGATTGGCCCCGCATCCGCCTGCGCACCAACAGCGCCTTCCAGTGGCTCATCCCAGACACAGCAGACACCACTGTGACCAACACCCACTGTGCCTACGACAG gCCTTGGCTGTTAGTGACCATTTCCCCGTGGAAGTGA
- the DNASE1 gene encoding deoxyribonuclease-1 isoform X1, protein MRRTMTPVPVLVFLSMAAHLLQPTLCLRVGAFNIKTFGDSKLSNETITNFIVNILSSYDITLIQEVRDANLSAVKKLMNHLKQASPYPYGYVVSKPLGRNSYKEQYLFIYREDNLILLDSYHYDDGCEPCGNDTFSREPFIVRFAAPQAEMGEVTLVPLHAAPNEAVAEIDALYDVFLDVRDKWGTEDMLFLGDFNAGCSYVRPEDWPRIRLRTNSAFQWLIPDTADTTVTNTHCAYDRIVAVGPRLRSAILPGSAKVNDFQQTFKLQQKDALAVSDHFPVEVTLKSLGISSTQHTGRPPRGLQSSALRLQE, encoded by the exons AT GAGAAGGACCATGACGCCAGTACCTGTGCTGGTCTTCCTTAGCATGGCAGCCCACCTCCTGCAGCCCACCCTCTGCTTGAGAGTCGGGGCTTTCAACATCAAAACCTTTGGAGACAGCAAGCTGTCCAATGAGACCATCACAAACTTCATCGTCAAC ATTTTGTCCTCGTATGACATCACCCTCATCCAGGAGGTCCGCGATGCCAACCTGAGCGCAGTGAAAAAGCTGATGAACCATCTGAAaca GGCATCACCATATCCATACGGCTATGTGGTCAGCAAGCCTTTGGGTCGCAACAGCTACAAGGAGCAATACCTCTTCATTTACAG GGAGGACAACCTCATTCTCCTGGACAGCTACCATTATGATGACGGCTGTGAGCCCTGCGGGAACGACACCTTCAGTCGGGAGCCCTTCATTGTGAGATTTGCGGCACCTCAGGCGG AGATGGGGGAAGTGACCCTTGTGCCTCTGCACGCGGCTCCCAACGAAGCAGTGGCTGAGATAGATGCCCTCTACGACGTCTTCCTGGATGTGAGAGATAAGTGGGGGACAGAA GACATGCTGTTCCTGGGAGACTTCAATGCTGGCTGCTCCTATGTGCGGCCTGAGGATTGGCCCCGCATCCGCCTGCGCACCAACAGCGCCTTCCAGTGGCTCATCCCAGACACAGCAGACACCACTGTGACCAACACCCACTGTGCCTACGACAG GATTGTGGCAGTCGGCCCCAGACTTAGAAGCGCCATCCTGCCTGGCTCAGCCAAAGTCAACGACTTCCAGCAGACCTTCAAGCTGCAACAGAAGGAC gCCTTGGCTGTTAGTGACCATTTCCCCGTGGAAGTGACGCTGAAATCTCTTGGCATTTCCTCCACCCAACATACCGGTAGACCCCCGAGGGGGCTGCAGAGCTCTGCCCTCCGGCTGCAGGAGTAG